The Meriones unguiculatus strain TT.TT164.6M chromosome 1, Bangor_MerUng_6.1, whole genome shotgun sequence genome has a segment encoding these proteins:
- the Ppp2r1b gene encoding serine/threonine-protein phosphatase 2A 65 kDa regulatory subunit A beta isoform isoform X2: MNPCPCFFRQGKGCRGSIGFLSPPFWSSDLQFPKCGPSRTLRAQAERSTSSLPRNRRIGLSPACLGAGRGMGRGLGVGRGLSAGRPSATSQRRKNMAGAAGAGACPGAAGGDGDDSLYPIAVLIDELRNEDVQLRLNSIKKLSTIALALGVERTRTELLPFLTDTIYDEDEVLLALAEQLGNFTGLVGGPDFAHCLLPPLESLATVEETVVRDKAVESLRQISQEHTPVALEAHFVPLVKRLASGDWFTSRTSACGLFSVCYPRASNAVKAEIRQHFRSLCSDDTPMVRRAAASKLGEFAKVLELDSVKTEIVPLFTNLASDEQDSVRLLAVEACVSIAQLLSQDDLEALVMPTLRQAAEDKSWRVRYMVADKFSELQKAVGPKITLSDLIPAFQSLLRDCEAEVRAAAAHKVRELCENLPIEGRETIIMNQILPYIKELVSDTNQHVKSALASVIMGLSTILGKENTIEHLLPLFLAQLKDECPEVRLNIISNLDCVNEVIGIRQLSQSLLPAIVELAEDAKWRVRLAIIEYMPLLAGQLGVEFFDEKLNSLCMAWLVDHVYAIREAATNNLMKLVQKFGTEWAQNTIVPKVLVMANDPNYLHRMTTLFCINALSEACGQEITTKQMLPIVLKMAGDQVANVRFNVAKSLQKIGPILDTNALQGEVKPVLQKLGQDEDMDVKYFAQEAISVVAQRLRKLDFPVKDSEEPSIPGVDKNLFLRPQVPGEDTGKAQRDRPAQVASEEAVEAAQLRGTNAAKGPACQLHVNIRDTLAQLEIAELNAFPPKQRVIPLDNKRQ; this comes from the exons ATGAATCCCTGCCCTTGTTTCTTCCGGCAGGGCAAAGGATGCAGGGGTTCCATTGGTTTTCTCAGCCCGCCCTTCTGGAGTTCAGACCTCCAGTTCCCGAAATGCGGACCAAGCCGGACTCTCCGCGCGCAGGCAGAACGCTCGACTTCGTCGCTTCCCCGGAACCGGCGGATTGGCCTTAGCCCCGCCTGCCTGGGCGCTGGGCGTGGCATGGGGCGTGGCTTGGGCGTGGGGCGCGGCCTGAGCGCGGGGCGTCCGTCGGCGACCAGCCAGAGGAGAAAGAACATGGCGGGCGCAGCGGGGGCAGGGGCCTGTCCGGGGGCAGCGGGCGGAGATGGAGACGACTCGCTCTACCCGATCGCGGTTTTAATCGACGAGCTCCGCAATGAGGACGTGCAG CTCCGGCTCAACAGTATTAAGAAGTTATCAACTATTGCTCTAGCACTCGGGGTAGAAAGGACTCGAACTGAACTGCTGCCTTTCCTTACAG ATACGATTTATGATGAAGATGAGGTGCTGTTAGCTCTTGCCGAGCAGCTGGGAAATTTCACTGGTTTGGTGGGAGGCCCTGACTTTGCCCACTGTCTGCTG CCTCCTTTGGAAAGCTTGGCCACGGTGGAGGAGACTGTTGTCCGAGACAAGGCTGTGGAGTCCCTGAGGCAGATCTCCCAGGAGCACACTCCCGTTGCGCTCGAAGCTCATTTTGTGCCTCTGGTAAAGCGCTTGGCAAGTGGGGATTGGTTCACATCTCGAACATCTGCGTGTGGTCTGTTCAGCGTTTGCTATCCCAGAGCTTCAAATGCTGTCAAGGCAGAAATTCGACA GCACTTCCGTTCCCTGTGCTCAGATGATACACCAATGGTGCGACGTGCTGCTGCTTCCAAATTGGGTGAATTTGCAAAAGTTTTGGAATTAGACAGTGTAAAAACTGAAATTGTTCCATTGTTCACGAATCTAGCTTCAGATGAACAG GATTCTGTGCGCCTGCTAGCTGTGGAAGCTTGTGTCAGTATTGCCCAGTTACTGTCTCAGGATGACCTTGAGGCCTTAGTAATGCCTACACTTCGGCAAGCAGCAGAAGATAAATCTTGGAGGGTTCGCTATATGGTAGCTGACAAATTTTCAGAG CTCCAGAAAGCGGTGGGACCTAAAATCACACTTAGTGACCTCATCCCCGCCTTCCAGAGCCTCCTCAGAGACTGCGAAGCTGAAGTTCGAGCAGCTGCTGCCCACAAAGTAAGAG AACTTTGTGAGAACCTGCCCATTGAAGGTAGAGAGACCATAATTATGAATCAAATCCTGCCCTATATAAAG gAATTAGTGTCTGATACCAACCAACATGTCAAGTCAGCTCTAGCTTCTGTAATTATGGGATTATCTACAATCTTGGGCAAAGAGAACACCATTGAACATCTCCTGCCTCTTTTTTTAGCTCAGTTAAAGGATGAG TGTCCTGAAGTTCGTTTAAATATCATCTCCAATTTGGACTGTGTAAATGAAGTGATTGGAATTCGTCAGCTCTCTCAGTCTCTCCTTCCTGCCATAGTGGAGCTGGCTGAAGATGCTAAGTGGAGGGTCCGCCTGGCTATCATCGAGTATATGCCACTGCTGGCCGGCCAGCTG GGTGTGGAGTTTTTTGATGAAAAGCTGAATTCTTTGTGTATGGCCTGGCTTGTGGATCATG TGTATGCCATCCGGGAAGCTGCCACCAACAACCTCATGAAGTTAGTCCAGAAGTTTGGTACAGAGTGGGCCCAGAATACCATTGTCCCTAAAGTGTTAGTAATGGCAAATGATCCAAATTACCTGCATAGGATGACCACTTTATTCTGCATAAAT GCACTGTCTGAAGCCTGTGGTCAGGAAATAACCACTAAGCAAATGTTGCCCATCGTGTTGAAAATGGCCGGAGACCAAGTAGCAAATGTCCGTTTCAATGTGGCCAAGTCACTACAGAAAATTGGACCTATTCTAGATACCAA TGCCTTGCAGGGGGAAGTGAAGCCCGTGCTGCAGAAGTTAGGTCAGGACGAAGACATGGATGTCAAGTATTTTGCACAGGAAGCTATAAGTG TGGTGGCACAAAGGCTGAGGAAGCTAGATTTTCCTGTGAAGGACAGTGAAGAGCCCAGCATCCCTGGGGTTGACAAGAACCTCTTCCTGAGACCCCAAGTGCCTGGAGAGGACACTGGGAAG GCACAGAGAGACCGACCGGCTCAGGTGGCTTCCGAGGAGGCAGTAGAGGCAGCCCAGCTTAGGGGTACAAACGCAGCAAAG GGACCAGCATGTCAGTTGCATGTAAATATTAGAGACACACTTGCCCAACTGGAAATTGCAGAACTAAATGCATTTCCTCCAAAGCAGAGAGTAATACCCCTGGATAACAAAagacaataa
- the Ppp2r1b gene encoding serine/threonine-protein phosphatase 2A 65 kDa regulatory subunit A beta isoform isoform X3 yields MNPCPCFFRQGKGCRGSIGFLSPPFWSSDLQFPKCGPSRTLRAQAERSTSSLPRNRRIGLSPACLGAGRGMGRGLGVGRGLSAGRPSATSQRRKNMAGAAGAGACPGAAGGDGDDSLYPIAVLIDELRNEDVQLRLNSIKKLSTIALALGVERTRTELLPFLTDTIYDEDEVLLALAEQLGNFTGLVGGPDFAHCLLPPLESLATVEETVVRDKAVESLRQISQEHTPVALEAHFVPLVKRLASGDWFTSRTSACGLFSVCYPRASNAVKAEIRQHFRSLCSDDTPMVRRAAASKLGEFAKVLELDSVKTEIVPLFTNLASDEQDSVRLLAVEACVSIAQLLSQDDLEALVMPTLRQAAEDKSWRVRYMVADKFSELQKAVGPKITLSDLIPAFQSLLRDCEAEVRAAAAHKVRELCENLPIEGRETIIMNQILPYIKELVSDTNQHVKSALASVIMGLSTILGKENTIEHLLPLFLAQLKDECPEVRLNIISNLDCVNEVIGIRQLSQSLLPAIVELAEDAKWRVRLAIIEYMPLLAGQLGVEFFDEKLNSLCMAWLVDHVYAIREAATNNLMKLVQKFGTEWAQNTIVPKVLVMANDPNYLHRMTTLFCINALSEACGQEITTKQMLPIVLKMAGDQVANVRFNVAKSLQKIGPILDTNALQGEVKPVLQKLGQDEDMDVKYFAQEAISVVAQRLRKLDFPVKDSEEPSIPGVDKNLFLRPQVPGEDTGKFLPLMSRHRETDRLRWLPRRQ; encoded by the exons ATGAATCCCTGCCCTTGTTTCTTCCGGCAGGGCAAAGGATGCAGGGGTTCCATTGGTTTTCTCAGCCCGCCCTTCTGGAGTTCAGACCTCCAGTTCCCGAAATGCGGACCAAGCCGGACTCTCCGCGCGCAGGCAGAACGCTCGACTTCGTCGCTTCCCCGGAACCGGCGGATTGGCCTTAGCCCCGCCTGCCTGGGCGCTGGGCGTGGCATGGGGCGTGGCTTGGGCGTGGGGCGCGGCCTGAGCGCGGGGCGTCCGTCGGCGACCAGCCAGAGGAGAAAGAACATGGCGGGCGCAGCGGGGGCAGGGGCCTGTCCGGGGGCAGCGGGCGGAGATGGAGACGACTCGCTCTACCCGATCGCGGTTTTAATCGACGAGCTCCGCAATGAGGACGTGCAG CTCCGGCTCAACAGTATTAAGAAGTTATCAACTATTGCTCTAGCACTCGGGGTAGAAAGGACTCGAACTGAACTGCTGCCTTTCCTTACAG ATACGATTTATGATGAAGATGAGGTGCTGTTAGCTCTTGCCGAGCAGCTGGGAAATTTCACTGGTTTGGTGGGAGGCCCTGACTTTGCCCACTGTCTGCTG CCTCCTTTGGAAAGCTTGGCCACGGTGGAGGAGACTGTTGTCCGAGACAAGGCTGTGGAGTCCCTGAGGCAGATCTCCCAGGAGCACACTCCCGTTGCGCTCGAAGCTCATTTTGTGCCTCTGGTAAAGCGCTTGGCAAGTGGGGATTGGTTCACATCTCGAACATCTGCGTGTGGTCTGTTCAGCGTTTGCTATCCCAGAGCTTCAAATGCTGTCAAGGCAGAAATTCGACA GCACTTCCGTTCCCTGTGCTCAGATGATACACCAATGGTGCGACGTGCTGCTGCTTCCAAATTGGGTGAATTTGCAAAAGTTTTGGAATTAGACAGTGTAAAAACTGAAATTGTTCCATTGTTCACGAATCTAGCTTCAGATGAACAG GATTCTGTGCGCCTGCTAGCTGTGGAAGCTTGTGTCAGTATTGCCCAGTTACTGTCTCAGGATGACCTTGAGGCCTTAGTAATGCCTACACTTCGGCAAGCAGCAGAAGATAAATCTTGGAGGGTTCGCTATATGGTAGCTGACAAATTTTCAGAG CTCCAGAAAGCGGTGGGACCTAAAATCACACTTAGTGACCTCATCCCCGCCTTCCAGAGCCTCCTCAGAGACTGCGAAGCTGAAGTTCGAGCAGCTGCTGCCCACAAAGTAAGAG AACTTTGTGAGAACCTGCCCATTGAAGGTAGAGAGACCATAATTATGAATCAAATCCTGCCCTATATAAAG gAATTAGTGTCTGATACCAACCAACATGTCAAGTCAGCTCTAGCTTCTGTAATTATGGGATTATCTACAATCTTGGGCAAAGAGAACACCATTGAACATCTCCTGCCTCTTTTTTTAGCTCAGTTAAAGGATGAG TGTCCTGAAGTTCGTTTAAATATCATCTCCAATTTGGACTGTGTAAATGAAGTGATTGGAATTCGTCAGCTCTCTCAGTCTCTCCTTCCTGCCATAGTGGAGCTGGCTGAAGATGCTAAGTGGAGGGTCCGCCTGGCTATCATCGAGTATATGCCACTGCTGGCCGGCCAGCTG GGTGTGGAGTTTTTTGATGAAAAGCTGAATTCTTTGTGTATGGCCTGGCTTGTGGATCATG TGTATGCCATCCGGGAAGCTGCCACCAACAACCTCATGAAGTTAGTCCAGAAGTTTGGTACAGAGTGGGCCCAGAATACCATTGTCCCTAAAGTGTTAGTAATGGCAAATGATCCAAATTACCTGCATAGGATGACCACTTTATTCTGCATAAAT GCACTGTCTGAAGCCTGTGGTCAGGAAATAACCACTAAGCAAATGTTGCCCATCGTGTTGAAAATGGCCGGAGACCAAGTAGCAAATGTCCGTTTCAATGTGGCCAAGTCACTACAGAAAATTGGACCTATTCTAGATACCAA TGCCTTGCAGGGGGAAGTGAAGCCCGTGCTGCAGAAGTTAGGTCAGGACGAAGACATGGATGTCAAGTATTTTGCACAGGAAGCTATAAGTG TGGTGGCACAAAGGCTGAGGAAGCTAGATTTTCCTGTGAAGGACAGTGAAGAGCCCAGCATCCCTGGGGTTGACAAGAACCTCTTCCTGAGACCCCAAGTGCCTGGAGAGGACACTGGGAAG TTTTTACCTTTGATGTCTAGGCACAGAGAGACCGACCGGCTCAGGTGGCTTCCGAGGAGGCAGTAG
- the Ppp2r1b gene encoding serine/threonine-protein phosphatase 2A 65 kDa regulatory subunit A beta isoform isoform X1 has translation MAGAAGAGACPGAAGGDGDDSLYPIAVLIDELRNEDVQLRLNSIKKLSTIALALGVERTRTELLPFLTDTIYDEDEVLLALAEQLGNFTGLVGGPDFAHCLLPPLESLATVEETVVRDKAVESLRQISQEHTPVALEAHFVPLVKRLASGDWFTSRTSACGLFSVCYPRASNAVKAEIRQHFRSLCSDDTPMVRRAAASKLGEFAKVLELDSVKTEIVPLFTNLASDEQDSVRLLAVEACVSIAQLLSQDDLEALVMPTLRQAAEDKSWRVRYMVADKFSELQKAVGPKITLSDLIPAFQSLLRDCEAEVRAAAAHKVRELCENLPIEGRETIIMNQILPYIKELVSDTNQHVKSALASVIMGLSTILGKENTIEHLLPLFLAQLKDECPEVRLNIISNLDCVNEVIGIRQLSQSLLPAIVELAEDAKWRVRLAIIEYMPLLAGQLGVEFFDEKLNSLCMAWLVDHVYAIREAATNNLMKLVQKFGTEWAQNTIVPKVLVMANDPNYLHRMTTLFCINALSEACGQEITTKQMLPIVLKMAGDQVANVRFNVAKSLQKIGPILDTNALQGEVKPVLQKLGQDEDMDVKYFAQEAISVLALA, from the exons ATGGCGGGCGCAGCGGGGGCAGGGGCCTGTCCGGGGGCAGCGGGCGGAGATGGAGACGACTCGCTCTACCCGATCGCGGTTTTAATCGACGAGCTCCGCAATGAGGACGTGCAG CTCCGGCTCAACAGTATTAAGAAGTTATCAACTATTGCTCTAGCACTCGGGGTAGAAAGGACTCGAACTGAACTGCTGCCTTTCCTTACAG ATACGATTTATGATGAAGATGAGGTGCTGTTAGCTCTTGCCGAGCAGCTGGGAAATTTCACTGGTTTGGTGGGAGGCCCTGACTTTGCCCACTGTCTGCTG CCTCCTTTGGAAAGCTTGGCCACGGTGGAGGAGACTGTTGTCCGAGACAAGGCTGTGGAGTCCCTGAGGCAGATCTCCCAGGAGCACACTCCCGTTGCGCTCGAAGCTCATTTTGTGCCTCTGGTAAAGCGCTTGGCAAGTGGGGATTGGTTCACATCTCGAACATCTGCGTGTGGTCTGTTCAGCGTTTGCTATCCCAGAGCTTCAAATGCTGTCAAGGCAGAAATTCGACA GCACTTCCGTTCCCTGTGCTCAGATGATACACCAATGGTGCGACGTGCTGCTGCTTCCAAATTGGGTGAATTTGCAAAAGTTTTGGAATTAGACAGTGTAAAAACTGAAATTGTTCCATTGTTCACGAATCTAGCTTCAGATGAACAG GATTCTGTGCGCCTGCTAGCTGTGGAAGCTTGTGTCAGTATTGCCCAGTTACTGTCTCAGGATGACCTTGAGGCCTTAGTAATGCCTACACTTCGGCAAGCAGCAGAAGATAAATCTTGGAGGGTTCGCTATATGGTAGCTGACAAATTTTCAGAG CTCCAGAAAGCGGTGGGACCTAAAATCACACTTAGTGACCTCATCCCCGCCTTCCAGAGCCTCCTCAGAGACTGCGAAGCTGAAGTTCGAGCAGCTGCTGCCCACAAAGTAAGAG AACTTTGTGAGAACCTGCCCATTGAAGGTAGAGAGACCATAATTATGAATCAAATCCTGCCCTATATAAAG gAATTAGTGTCTGATACCAACCAACATGTCAAGTCAGCTCTAGCTTCTGTAATTATGGGATTATCTACAATCTTGGGCAAAGAGAACACCATTGAACATCTCCTGCCTCTTTTTTTAGCTCAGTTAAAGGATGAG TGTCCTGAAGTTCGTTTAAATATCATCTCCAATTTGGACTGTGTAAATGAAGTGATTGGAATTCGTCAGCTCTCTCAGTCTCTCCTTCCTGCCATAGTGGAGCTGGCTGAAGATGCTAAGTGGAGGGTCCGCCTGGCTATCATCGAGTATATGCCACTGCTGGCCGGCCAGCTG GGTGTGGAGTTTTTTGATGAAAAGCTGAATTCTTTGTGTATGGCCTGGCTTGTGGATCATG TGTATGCCATCCGGGAAGCTGCCACCAACAACCTCATGAAGTTAGTCCAGAAGTTTGGTACAGAGTGGGCCCAGAATACCATTGTCCCTAAAGTGTTAGTAATGGCAAATGATCCAAATTACCTGCATAGGATGACCACTTTATTCTGCATAAAT GCACTGTCTGAAGCCTGTGGTCAGGAAATAACCACTAAGCAAATGTTGCCCATCGTGTTGAAAATGGCCGGAGACCAAGTAGCAAATGTCCGTTTCAATGTGGCCAAGTCACTACAGAAAATTGGACCTATTCTAGATACCAA TGCCTTGCAGGGGGAAGTGAAGCCCGTGCTGCAGAAGTTAGGTCAGGACGAAGACATGGATGTCAAGTATTTTGCACAGGAAGCTATAAGTG TTCTTGCCTTGGCAtaa